From Populus trichocarpa isolate Nisqually-1 chromosome 19, P.trichocarpa_v4.1, whole genome shotgun sequence, a single genomic window includes:
- the LOC18108661 gene encoding MDIS1-interacting receptor like kinase 2 isoform X1, protein MTSLLHKPFFSIFLHVLIFLLLHMFYSSSFFVLADHTSSKTSIFGTATSAANSKVAGGNIKEAEALLKWKASLDNQSQSLLSSWVGTSPCIDWIGITCDGSGSVANLTFPHFGLRGTLYDFNFSSFPNLSVLDLSNNSIHGTLPSHIGNLSKITQLGLCYNDLTGSIPSEIGSLKSITDLVLCRNLFSGSIPHEIGKLTSLSRLSLAVNNLTGSIPSSIGNLKNLSNLFLWDNKLSGRIPSEIGQLKSLVGLSLANNKLHGPLPLEMNNLTHLKQFHLSDNEFTGHLPQEVCHGGVLENLTVANNYFSGSIPKSLKNCTSLHRLRLDRNQLTGNISEDFGIYPHLDYVDLSYNNFYGELSLKWGDYRNITSLKISNNNVSGEIPAELGKATQLQLIDLSSNHLEGTISKELGGLKLLYNLTLSNNHLSGAIPSDIKMLSSLKILDLASNNLSGSIPKQLGECSNLLLLNLTDNKFTNSIPQQIGFLRSLQDLDLSCNFLAQEIPWQLGQLQMLETLNVSHNMLSGLIPRTFKDLLSLTVVDISSNKLQGPIPDIKAFHNASFEALRDNMGICGNASGLKPCNLPKSSRTVKRKSNKLVILIVLPLLGSLLLVIVVIGALFILRQRARKRKAEPGNIEQDRNLFTILGHDGKLLYENIIAATEEFNSNYCIGEGGYGIVYKAVMPEERVVAVKKLHRSQTDKLSDFKAFETEVCVLANIRHRNIVKLYGFCSHAKHSFLVYEFIERGSLRKIITTEEQAIELDWMKRLNVVKGMAGALSYLHHSSSPPIIHRDITSNNVLLDLEYEAHVSDFGTARMLMPDSSNWTSFAGTFGYTAPELAYTMKVTEKCDVYSFGVVTMEVMMGRHPGDLISTLSSQATSSSSSMPPISQQTLLKDVLDQRISLPKKGAAEGAVHIMKIALACLHPNPQSRPTMGRISSELATKWPSLPKEFDTISLEDLFSHSVSVVD, encoded by the exons GTAATATTAAAGAAGCTGAGGCTCTTCTCAAATGGAAAGCAAGTCTTGACAACCAAAGCCaatctctcctttcttcttgGGTCGGCACCAGCCCTTGCATTGATTGGATTGGAATCACTTGCGACGGTTCTGGAAGTGTCGCCAATCTGACCTTCCCGCACTTCGGTTTGAGAGGTACGCTTTATGATTTCAACTTCTCATCCTTCCCCAATCTTTCCGTTCTTGACCTTTCGAACAATTCAATTCATGGAACCTTACCATCACATATCGGTAATCTATCCAAGATTACTCAGTTGGGCTTATGTTATAATGATCTCACGGGAAGTATCCCATCTGAGATAGGCTCCCTGAAAAGTATCACTGATTTAGTTTTATGTAGAAATCTTTTTAGTGGCTCCATTCCACATGAAATTGGAAAGTTGACGTCTCTTTCCCGTCTCTCATTAGCTGTGAATAATCTCACTGGTTCGATTCCTTCCTCTATTGGAAATTTGAAAAACCTATCCAATCTCTTTCTTTGGGATAACAAACTCTCTGGTCGCATTCCTTCAGAAATAGGACAGCTTAAATCTCTGGTGGGATTGAGCTTGGCTAATAACAAACTTCATGGTCCATTGCCCCTAGAGATGAACAATCTCACCCATTTGAAGCAATTTCATTTGTCTGACAACGAATTCACGGGTCATTTGCCACAAGAGGTATGCCATGGAGGAGTATTGGAAAATCTTACCGTTGCCAACAACTATTTCTCCGGTTCCATCCCGAAAAGCTTGAAAAACTGTACCAGTTTACACCGACTAAGACTTGATAGGAATCAATTGACAGGAAATATTTCTGAGGATTTTGGCATCTATCCACATTTGGATTATGTTGATTTGagttacaataatttttatggtgAGCTTTCATTGAAATGGGGAGATTATCGTAACATAACGAGCTTGAAAATCTCAAACAATAATGTTTCTGGGGAGATACCAGCAGAGCTCGGGAAGGCTACTCAAttacaattgattgatttgtcctcaaatcactTAGAAGGAACCATCTCAAAAGAATTAGGGGGGTTGAAGTTGTTGTACAACCTTACTCTTAGCAACAACCATCTTTCAGGTGCCATTCCCTCAGACATCAAGATGCTTTCTTCCCTCAAAATCCTTGATTTAGCATCTAATAATCTAAGTGGATCGATTCCAAAACAACTTGGGGAGTGCTCAAATTTATTGTTGCTGAACCTCACTGataataaatttacaaataGCATTCCACAGCAGATAGGCTTTCTGCGTTCTCttcaagatcttgatctgagtTGCAATTTCTTAGCTCAAGAGATACCGTGGCAACTTGGGCAACTGCAAATGTTGGAAACTCTGAATGTCTCTCACAACATGCTTTCTGGATTGATTCCGCGCACTTTCAAAGATCTATTAAGCTTGACAGTTGTGGATATATCATCCAATAAGCTACAAGGCCCCATTCCCGATATCAAAGCCTTCCACAACGCTTCATTTGAGGCATTAAGGGATAATATGGGTATATGTGGCAACGCCAGTGGTCTAAAGCCATGCAATCTTCCAAAAAGCAGCAGAACTGTTAAGAGAAAGAGCAACAAACTTGTTATTTTGATTGTACTCCCTCTTTTAGGAAGCTTACTCTTAGTGATTGTTGTGATTGGAGCTTTATTCATTCTCCGCCAAAGAGCTAGGAAGAGAAAAGCTGAGCCAGGGAATATTGAACAAGATCGAAACTTATTCACGATATTGGGCCATGATGGGAAGTTGTTGTATGAGAATATAATTGCAGCTACCGAGGAATTCAATTCCAACTACTGCATTGGCGAAGGAGGATATGGAATTGTTTATAAAGCAGTGATGCCAGAAGAACGGGTGGTTGCTGTGAAGAAACTTCACCGGTCACAAACAGACAAGTTGTCCGATTTTAAAGCTTTTGAAACGGAAGTTTGTGTTTTGGCAAATATTCGACATCGAAATATTGTGAAGCTGTATGGATTTTGCTCACATGCAAAGCACTCTTTTTTGGTTTATGAGTTCATAGAAAGAGGAAGCTTGAGAAAGATCATAACCACCGAGGAACAAGCAATTGAGCTGGATTGGATGAAAAGGCTAAATGTTGTGAAAGGGATGGCTGGAGCTTTATCCTATCTTCACCATTCTTCCTCTCCTCCGATCATTCATCGAGACATTACCAGCAATAATGTCCTTCTGGATTTGGAATATGAGGCACATGTCTCTGACTTCGGCACAGCTAGAATGTTGATGCCTGACTCATCCAATTGGACCTCATTTGCAGGTACTTTTGGATATACTGCTCCAG AGCTAGCTTACACGATGAAAGTGACTGAAAAATGTGATGTCTATAGCTTCGGAGTGGTAACAATGGAAGTGATGATGGGAAGGCACCCAGGCGATCTCATCTCCACACTCTCATCACAAGCAACTTCCTCATCATCTTCGATGCCACCGATTTCTCAACAGACATTGTTGAAGGATGTGCTTGACCAACGCATCTCGCTTCCTAAAAAAGGAGCAGCAGAGGGTGCTGTCCATATCATGAAGATAGCACTTGCATGCTTGCATCCCAATCCGCAATCCCGACCTACAATGGGAAGAATTTCTTCGGAGCTTGCAACTAAGTGGCCTTCTCTGCCAAAGGAATTTGACACCATAAGTTTGGAAGATCTCTTCTCACATTCAGTTAGTGTGGTCGACtga
- the LOC18108661 gene encoding MDIS1-interacting receptor like kinase 2 isoform X3, whose product MMSLLHKPFFSIFLHVLIFLLLHMFYFSSFFVLADHTSSKTSIFGAATSAANSKVAGGNIKEAEALLKWKASLDNQSQSLLSSWVGTSPCIDWIGITCDGSGSVANLTFPHFGLRGTLYDFNFSSFPNLSVLDLSNNSIHGTLPSHIGNLSKITQLGLCYNDLTGSIPSEIGSLKSITDLVLCRNLFSGSIPHEIGKLTSLSRLSLAVNNLTGSIPSSIGNLKNLSNLFLWDNKLSGRIPSEIGQLKSLVGLSLANNKLHGPLPLEMNNLTHLKQFHLSDNEFTGHLPQEVCHGGVLENLTVANNYFSGSIPKSLKNCTSLHRLRLDRNQLTGNISEDFGIYPHLDYVDLSYNNFYGELSLKWGDYRNITSLKISNNNVSGEIPAELGKATQLQLIDLSSNHLEGTISKELGGLKLLYNLTLSNNHLSGAIPSDIKMLSSLKILDLASNNLSGSIPKQLGECSNLLLLNLTDNKFTNSIPQQIGFLRSLQDLDLSCNFLAQEIPWQLGQLQMLETLNVSHNMLSGLIPRTFKDLLSLTVVDISSNKLQGPIPDIKAFHNASFEALRDNMGICGNASGLKPCNLPKSSRTVKRKSNKLVILIVLPLLGSLLLVIVVIGALFILRQRARKRKAEPGNIEQDRNLFTILGHDGKLLYENIIAATEEFNSNYCIGEGGYGIVYKAVMPEERVVAVKKLHRSQTDKLSDFKAFETEVCVLANIRHRNIVKLYGFCSHAKHSFLVYEFIERGSLRKIITTEEQAIELDWMKRLNVVKGMAGALSYLHHSSSPPIIHRDITSNNVLLDLEYEAHVSDFGTARMLMPDSSNWTSFAGTFGYTAPELAYTMKVTEKCDVYSFGVVTMEVMMGRHPGDLISTLSSQATSSSSSMPPISQQTLLKDVLDQRISLPKKGAAEGAVHIMKIALACLHPNPQSRPTMGRISSELATKWPSLPKEFDTISLEDLFSHSVSVVD is encoded by the exons ATGATGTCCTTACTGCACAAACCATTCTTCTCAATCTTTCTCCACGTCCTGATCTTCTTGCTCCTTCACATGTTctacttctcttctttctttgttcttgCTGATCACACTTCCTCTAAAACTTCGATATTTGGTGCGGCTACTAGTGCTGCCAATTCCAAAGTTGCTGGAGGTAATATTAAAGAAGCTGAGGCTCTTCTCAAATGGAAAGCAAGTCTTGACAACCAAAGCCaatctctcctttcttcttgGGTCGGCACCAGCCCTTGCATTGATTGGATTGGAATCACTTGCGACGGTTCTGGAAGTGTCGCCAATCTGACCTTCCCGCACTTCGGTTTGAGAGGTACGCTTTATGATTTCAACTTCTCATCCTTCCCCAATCTTTCCGTTCTTGACCTTTCGAACAATTCAATTCATGGAACCTTACCATCACATATCGGTAATCTATCCAAGATTACTCAGTTGGGCTTATGTTATAATGATCTCACGGGAAGTATCCCATCTGAGATAGGCTCCCTGAAAAGTATCACTGATTTAGTTTTATGTAGAAATCTTTTTAGTGGCTCCATTCCACATGAAATTGGAAAGTTGACGTCTCTTTCCCGTCTCTCATTAGCTGTGAATAATCTCACTGGTTCGATTCCTTCCTCTATTGGAAATTTGAAAAACCTATCCAATCTCTTTCTTTGGGATAACAAACTCTCTGGTCGCATTCCTTCAGAAATAGGACAGCTTAAATCTCTGGTGGGATTGAGCTTGGCTAATAACAAACTTCATGGTCCATTGCCCCTAGAGATGAACAATCTCACCCATTTGAAGCAATTTCATTTGTCTGACAACGAATTCACGGGTCATTTGCCACAAGAGGTATGCCATGGAGGAGTATTGGAAAATCTTACCGTTGCCAACAACTATTTCTCCGGTTCCATCCCGAAAAGCTTGAAAAACTGTACCAGTTTACACCGACTAAGACTTGATAGGAATCAATTGACAGGAAATATTTCTGAGGATTTTGGCATCTATCCACATTTGGATTATGTTGATTTGagttacaataatttttatggtgAGCTTTCATTGAAATGGGGAGATTATCGTAACATAACGAGCTTGAAAATCTCAAACAATAATGTTTCTGGGGAGATACCAGCAGAGCTCGGGAAGGCTACTCAAttacaattgattgatttgtcctcaaatcactTAGAAGGAACCATCTCAAAAGAATTAGGGGGGTTGAAGTTGTTGTACAACCTTACTCTTAGCAACAACCATCTTTCAGGTGCCATTCCCTCAGACATCAAGATGCTTTCTTCCCTCAAAATCCTTGATTTAGCATCTAATAATCTAAGTGGATCGATTCCAAAACAACTTGGGGAGTGCTCAAATTTATTGTTGCTGAACCTCACTGataataaatttacaaataGCATTCCACAGCAGATAGGCTTTCTGCGTTCTCttcaagatcttgatctgagtTGCAATTTCTTAGCTCAAGAGATACCGTGGCAACTTGGGCAACTGCAAATGTTGGAAACTCTGAATGTCTCTCACAACATGCTTTCTGGATTGATTCCGCGCACTTTCAAAGATCTATTAAGCTTGACAGTTGTGGATATATCATCCAATAAGCTACAAGGCCCCATTCCCGATATCAAAGCCTTCCACAACGCTTCATTTGAGGCATTAAGGGATAATATGGGTATATGTGGCAACGCCAGTGGTCTAAAGCCATGCAATCTTCCAAAAAGCAGCAGAACTGTTAAGAGAAAGAGCAACAAACTTGTTATTTTGATTGTACTCCCTCTTTTAGGAAGCTTACTCTTAGTGATTGTTGTGATTGGAGCTTTATTCATTCTCCGCCAAAGAGCTAGGAAGAGAAAAGCTGAGCCAGGGAATATTGAACAAGATCGAAACTTATTCACGATATTGGGCCATGATGGGAAGTTGTTGTATGAGAATATAATTGCAGCTACCGAGGAATTCAATTCCAACTACTGCATTGGCGAAGGAGGATATGGAATTGTTTATAAAGCAGTGATGCCAGAAGAACGGGTGGTTGCTGTGAAGAAACTTCACCGGTCACAAACAGACAAGTTGTCCGATTTTAAAGCTTTTGAAACGGAAGTTTGTGTTTTGGCAAATATTCGACATCGAAATATTGTGAAGCTGTATGGATTTTGCTCACATGCAAAGCACTCTTTTTTGGTTTATGAGTTCATAGAAAGAGGAAGCTTGAGAAAGATCATAACCACCGAGGAACAAGCAATTGAGCTGGATTGGATGAAAAGGCTAAATGTTGTGAAAGGGATGGCTGGAGCTTTATCCTATCTTCACCATTCTTCCTCTCCTCCGATCATTCATCGAGACATTACCAGCAATAATGTCCTTCTGGATTTGGAATATGAGGCACATGTCTCTGACTTCGGCACAGCTAGAATGTTGATGCCTGACTCATCCAATTGGACCTCATTTGCAGGTACTTTTGGATATACTGCTCCAG AGCTAGCTTACACGATGAAAGTGACTGAAAAATGTGATGTCTATAGCTTCGGAGTGGTAACAATGGAAGTGATGATGGGAAGGCACCCAGGCGATCTCATCTCCACACTCTCATCACAAGCAACTTCCTCATCATCTTCGATGCCACCGATTTCTCAACAGACATTGTTGAAGGATGTGCTTGACCAACGCATCTCGCTTCCTAAAAAAGGAGCAGCAGAGGGTGCTGTCCATATCATGAAGATAGCACTTGCATGCTTGCATCCCAATCCGCAATCCCGACCTACAATGGGAAGAATTTCTTCGGAGCTTGCAACTAAGTGGCCTTCTCTGCCAAAGGAATTTGACACCATAAGTTTGGAAGATCTCTTCTCACATTCAGTTAGTGTGGTCGACtga